The following is a genomic window from Kogia breviceps isolate mKogBre1 chromosome 4, mKogBre1 haplotype 1, whole genome shotgun sequence.
ggcgggaggaaggaagaagggggaaagaaaaaaaggaagacgagaaggcagaaaagaggcaaaggaaaggatggagggatgggagtaagagaaggagggagaaaaaaggaagggcCTCATCTGCCCGTCCCAAAGATAAGAATAGTCAGGTGCACTCGGGATGATGCTTAATCCAATTCTGTGCACCTGAGGATCTTAAATAACCTCACGAAGGAATCAGAGAAAGGGAGGGcccaggtggggggtgggggcgtggggagggcaAGGCGGGGGCTCCTGGCCGGCTGCGCCCTCACTGCCCTTCTTCTGCCCTCCCTGCGCAGAAAGCGGGTTCGCCGACACGCTGACGCCCGCGCGCATCGGCCAGGCCCGCTTCAGCGCCTGCCTGCCGCCCAGCAGCCACGACGCGGCTAACTTCGACAACGACGAGCTCGAGAACAACCAGGTGGTGGCCAAGCTGGGCCACCTGGCGCTGGGCCGCGCCCCGGGCCCGCCGCTCGCCGACCGCGCGGCCGCCGCCATCCCGTGCGGGCCCCGCGAGCGCTCACGGCCCTCGTCGTCGCCGGCGCTGCTAGAAGCCGACCTGCGCTTCCACGCGACGCGCGGGCCCGACGTGAGCCTGTCGCTCGACCGCAAGGTGGCCTGCGCGCCGCGGCCCGACGGCGGTCGCACGCTTGTCTTCTCCGAGCGCCCGCTGCGGCCCGGCGAGAGCCTCTTCGTGGAGGTGGGCCGCCCGGGGCTGGCGGCGCCCGGCGCGCTGGCCTTCGGCATCACGTCATGCGACCCGGGCGGGCTCCGGGCCGCCGAGCTGCCCACCGACCCCTACGCGCTGCTCGACCGCAAAGAGTACTGGGTGGTGGCGCGCGCCGGGCCCGTGCCGAGCGGGGGCGATGCGCTCAGCTTCACTCTGCGTCCCGGCGGCGACGTGCTCCTGGGCGTCAACGGGCGCCCGCGCGACCGCCTGCTGTGTGTCGACACCACGCAGGCGCTCTGGGCCTTCTTCGCCGTGAGCGGCGGCGCCGCAGGCCAGCTGCGCCTCCTCGGTGAGTCCCCCGACCGTGCGTGCGTGCCCTGGCGCCACTGGATAGGTAGCCGGAGCCGCTGCTGAAGCCCAGCCGGTGGTCCCCCAAACTTGAGCACGCATCAGAACCACCTGGCCTCCATCTAGAGTTTCCCTTTCAGTGGGGGTGGGTCCTGAGAAGATGCATTTCTAACCAGTGCCCCGAGGATGCCTTTGTCGCAGCTCCCTGGACCACACTTTGTCCACACCAACCCAAGTACCCACTGGTGTCAGGACCTGGCAGGTAAATTGTCGGTgcaatttttattcccattattatgatttattataaatattttttacatatgtaatgtatattaagtgtaggagaaagaaaaaatacaactacatttaaaagaggaaaatgagaataACTCCGTCCACGGAAAGTGGAACGCAGGCTTGAGCCATCCCGTTTTGAGATTCTTGCCTTCATTCATGCCACAAATAGACACACAGCACCCTCCTTCagctgtgggccaggccctgaGCTCGTGGGACGGGGCACGGCAGAGGAGAGGACACAGACCATGGAGCACCCTCACGTCCTCACAGACACCCAAATGGAGATTTGCGTGGTGTGGTGTTCGCTACAGCAGAGAGGCTTCTCTTCTCGCCAGCTTCGTGGAGCAGGGCTGGTGATCAGGGAAGGTTCCTGGAGAGCACAGCTCCATTTTCGTGTTTCAAGAAGTAAAGTCCGAACGATAACAGAAACGATGAACATTTCATATGTCACCTCATTCAGTTTTATCCTCCTGAAAATTGAAGCACAGGGAGATTAAATAACTGTCCCAGTCACGTGGCTAGTCAGCCATGAAGATGCTGGGCAAATCAGAgaatccctgagcctcagttcccttcaGTGTAGAAAGGGAGTGATGACATGCATCgtggggttgttttgaggatgaaATGATGAGGTGCATATAATGCTTTAAGCTGGTGCCTGCCACATGCAGCATGTTTAGTAAGCAATAGTGACGACAGTGACTGTTGCTGTTTGACTGAGGACAGAGGAGGAACAGGGTAGTGGTGGTTGTAATTTGGTTGgtttgggttgttggttttttaaggGACCATCAGACAATAGTCATCATTTCAGCCTGAGAAGAGTTGCCCAAGTTCCCACTGGGGGTTTGCAAGAACTAAGCCTAGAGTcattctctcccccacccccccagcaccTCCAGAAGAACCAGGATGAGCCTTTGAGTGGTCAGGAAGAGAAGGCAGGAGAAGGTAGAAAGGAAGTGACTGCTTTTGGAGGCCAGGGACTTGCCCTCCTGATCCCCGTCTGACAGCAGCCCTGGTTCTGTaatctgtccatccatcctcAAGTAGGGTAAGGGAAAGGGCATGTCTCTTCACATCAGAGATAACCCATCATTATCTGAACCAACAGTGAGTTCAGGGAAGAAGACCCATCCATGTTGAACACTAGTTGGGAGTCTTGTAGTTGCAAGTAACGAAATCCAACTCACAGTGCCCTAAGCAAAAAGGGAATTTGGGGGATACACACATGCATCAGAAGTTTGGGGGTATATTGGATGGATTCAGGAACAGCTTGATCTAGGTGTTGAAAGGATGTCATCAGGATTCCACCTGAAAGCTGTACTTTCCTCTATGTTGGCTTGACTCTCAGGCAGGCCCTACAGCACCAGGCTCATCTCCCAATGGAATGGGCCCCATCTTTCCTAGTAGTTCTAGTGAAAGTCACAGAATTTGGCCTTGCAGGCCTTGCTTGAACCACCACTGAGACCAAGGGTGGAAGTTGTTATTGGCCTGGCCTGGATCGTGTATGTGAGGGTGAAGTAGTGCCTTAAACAAAGTTCCAGTGCTGTTTCTGAAATAAACAAGAATGGAGGCTAGGCGGCAAAGACCAGATGTCTATCACACTTGTACGATTCCATCAATTCTTAGCAGAACCCTGTGAGGTAGCTCTTGTCCTCCCATTAGATACATGAGGAAGTGAAGGTGCAAAGCAGTGGAGAGCCAGGGACTATAGCAGAGCAGAGCCCACCTCCCACTGCCCCTGATAGAATCTCTTTGGTCTCAGGCACCCTGCAGTCCAGCCCTGCGACCACATCCCCATCAGGATCCCTCAGCGGCTCCCAGGACGATAGTGATTCCGATATGGCCTTCAGTGTCAACCAGTCCTCCTCAGCATCTGAATCATCCCTGGGTAAGGAAGGGCAAACCTTCAGGGATGGGGGAGTGGAGGGTGCAGGGAGACAGGGGCTCGCCCTGGTGGCTGTACCAGCCCTTACTGAGGCTAAATAAGGTGGCTGCCTTTCCCCCGCATCCTTTCCTTCTTCAGCTGTAGGGAGGAGAAACATCTAGATATGGCATCCCAGAGGGTGATAATGGTGCTTGATGCTTGGGGGTAGGAGCGTAGGAAAGCTGGCAAAACCCAGGAGAATAACCAAAACTGGTGTCTCCCAAAGTTGTCCCCCCACGGATTCTGCCATAGAAGCTCTGCCTTCTTGGGATTGCCCCAGCAGAGCCCACCGAGAACCACAGATTAAGGTCTGCCTGTTCTCCCTTTCTGCAGTGACGGCCCCCAGCTCCCCACTGAGCCCACCAGTGTCCCCCGTGTTCTCCCCACCAGAGCTGGCGGGCAGCAAGAACAGCGAGTGCGCAGTGTGCTTCGATGGCGAAGTGGATACAGTCATCTACACGTGTGGACACATGTGCCTGTGCCACGGCTGCGGCCTGCGGCTCAAGAGGCAGGCCCGGGCCTGCTGCCCCATCTGCCGGCGGCCCATCAAAGACGTCATTAAGATCTACAGGCCGTAGCCTGGCCCGCCGACGGCCCTGACCAGAGCAAGGTCACCTTTCTgaagcccacccccaccccgggccgGGCAACCACCATGGCCGCCAGGGAGTCCAAGGGCAGCAGCTATCTTGCCTGCTGCCCTCCGGTGGTGGGCAAGGCGTGACAGTCGTGGACACGAGGCCCCCGGGGGTCTCAGTCCAAGCGAGGGTTGCTTCTGGCTCGAAAGTGCTTTGCCCCCAAAAGGCCGTCCCAAGAGCAAGCTCAGGAACTGCCTGGCAGACTGCCCTGTCCCCCGGTGACCTCTCAGCTGAGAAATGGCGTCCTCTGTGCAATGCCTTTTGCTGGGGTTGGGttgagtgtgtgtgagagagggggaggggagggagggagacagtcCAGAGAGGGCGAGTGTGTGAGAATGACCTAGAGAGAACGTGTAGGTATTTATCCAGGGATCCTGGCTCTGGGAGGTTATTTAACACTAAGGAATGTGCAATCCGGAGCCCAGACGGTAGCGTGACTAGAAGTTGTTCACTTTACGGGGCTGTGACGTCAGCTGGTTTTGAATGTACAAAGCCTGCACCTAAACAGAACTCCCTCAGGTGGTATAGAAAAGGGACACTCAGATTTTCTAAGGCGAGGAAAAAATAGCTCATTGTTTACAGCTCTGAAGCGGCAACTCCTTGGGGAGTAGTTGGGCGGAGAACATAAGAGAACAATTTGCTTTTTCAGTTTCTAACTCAGTCTTGGAGAGGAGTTTTGACTGGGTGCTGGGGCCAGAGCTCTGGCCGGGTATCTTCTCCAGAAGTCTTGTCACCCCTTCAGCCCCAGACAACCTAATTACAAGCATACCACCCCTTGACTCCATCCCTATATGCTTTTAGTCTGTAGCATCCTCACCATCTCCAAGGAGAAGACAAGCAACAGGTTCCCTTTTCCTGGGGGAGGGAAAGAATCCTAGATGCCGGTGAGCCACCTGGGGTTGGAAAGGTCACTCCGCAACTCTCCACATTTTCCTGCTGAAATATGGGGCCTGGCATTTGCCAGCGGCTGTGGGCATCAGCAGGATGACCTGCTGGCCAAGTAGGGGAAGGAAGCAGGGCTTTGCAACCAGTCTTGTTCTGATTGTCAGCTTATCTCCCCCTGGAGATTACTAAGATGTTAACTGATCATTTAGATGTTAACTAGGAACTGAGACACTCGCTGAAAATGCTGACACTGGGACTCTCCTCCTCTCCAGGGTTATTTGCTGGGCATTTCCTGGGACCGTGACCCtgccccaaccccctccccccttcccccctgctTGGGCCCATCTCTGCAGACTCCTGGACCACACCTGGGCTGATGGGCTGGCAGGCCTGCAATTCCCTTCTGGGCCCCACCTCTGCCCTATCTTGTGCTGTACCTTTAGGGAGGTCCCTGGGCCTCACTGTTTCTCAGTTCCCGATCTGTCCAAGAGGAAGCCTGGTACCTGCCCACTCCAGAGCTCTTGGCAGGactgacacattttattttattttatttttattattattattttttttttgcggtacgcaggcctgtcgctgttgtggcctctgccgttgcggagcacaggctctggacacgcaggctcagtggccatggctcacaagcctagccactccgtggcatgtgggatcttctcagaccggggcacgaacccatgtcccctgcatcagcaggcggactctcaaccactgcgccaccagggaagcccaggactggcACATTTTAAAAGGCCCAAGACACCTTGCAAAGAGCAGGTATTGTTTTTAGTCCAACTCCTAATCTTCTTCTGttgagggaggcagggaagggaggacaTTCAGAGTTTTTGCATTCATGTAACAGGTGTTTGTTGCGTATCTGGGGTCCCCCTCGTCAGATCAAGGCCCATAAGGCCAGTCAGTCCGTGCCCTTATGATGCTCCAGGTCTTGGACCATCTGCTTCTCCTCTGCCTGGTATTCCGACCCGATCTCAACTTCAGAAACCCTACTCTTGCCCCTGCAAGGGTCCCTGATTAGTTCTTTTTCCCTTATGAACTTGGGAAACACGCCCAGGTTTTAATTTTGCAGCAGAATCTTTAGGGGAGTGAATGGCACCCCAGCATTTGCCAAGATAAGAGTTTGCAAACCTAGGCAGCTCTCGGCACCCAGCTGAATTTGGTCCGCTGGAGCCTTCCATTTCCCCCACGTGCTGGGTGTGGGCAAGGCCACGCACAGGCCCCATGTGAGAGGGCTAGTTACCCACAGGACCGTGGTTCTCCAGGCAGCAGCTCCCCTGACTGGATTGAGCCATGGTCACAAGCCCCGGTGGTCTCGGTGGCCTGGGGGAGCCAGCTCCTCTCTCTTGTCCCCTCGGGTTCCAGCTAGGGTCAGTGCAACCACTGCCAGGAATCCAGGGATCGAGGGCCTGGACCCAGGGTGGACCAGGCCCTGCGCCTGGTGACCTATTACCTGGGAAGAAAGGAGCTGGTGGCCTGTTTAACATGCTCTGCAGCTGCTATAAATAGCCTCCCTGTTTCCAAGAGGAATTAAGGGTGTGTTTATCTTCTAAAAACCAGACGTTTCCTGATGCTCTAAACTGATTTATTCAGCGCTGCAGAGGAGCTGCCCACACCGCCCTCTAGGTTCTTTCtggagagggggcaggaggaagagggaagggaaccACTCTCCTTTATTTGGCATCACTGTGTGCCCGGCACTGGGCTGGAGAGGTGCATCCCCATGtcaatcctgtgaggtaggtctTAGTACCATATTGAGTCGTATCAAAGACACCACTGATGACAAAACACACCATTCTATGTACCACTAAGGGAAAAACACTGCCAATTTCAACTGTAAGATGCCACAGCTATTCGATTCATTTTACTCCGACATGTTAAGTGGAGAAGCTGTGCTCCTAGAATCAATGAAATGCGATATTATCCCCAGATGGCAGGTAAGAGAACTAAGGTGCTGGAAGTGAAGCAGGAGGTGACAGGACTGGGCTTCAAACCCAGGAGTGCCTGATGCCAAAACCCACGCTCTCCGCTGCCTGGCCCCGAGCCCAGAAAGCTCGAGACTACTTGAGTTTTCTTCCTTGAAGCTCACCTGGGCAGTGCCTGGAGAGAGCTGGGCACCCGCCCCTGTGTGAGGGTTCTAGCACCAGACTGTGGCCCCTGTGCCGCCCGGAACCCTGGGAGCACCCTGGGATGACCCTTTCAGGCTCATCTGCCTACTGCGCCCCTTCTCCCGGCAGAGCTGAGCCATGTGTGAGCTTGGGTCCAACCCAAGGGCCTCTTCCTGTTACCTGGGGGTGCCCATCAGGGGCAACTTTGGGGAGACACTTGTCCCACCACCTTCCTGGGCCTCATGACCACCACCCCACTAAGTAGGGCCCCCAGTGCGAGGACAGGAAGACCACAGGATGCCCCCTTTGTTGTGGTCTGGTGCCTGTTCATTCTGAACCACCAGAAAAATTGAGCTGTTTCCAAGTCAAGACAAACTCCTTTTTCTAGCCCATTCTCAGAACTGGGAGTCTTCTGGGATTTAGCTACCCAGGGCAGCTGCTCCCCTAAGTACAGCAATGCTTTTTCAGTCATCCGACAACCACTGGTCAGCGTGGCCTGTGTTCTGGACACAGGGATGGGAACCGGGTCTAAAGACAAGGCCTGTAGGGAGCTCTCTGTCCAGAGCAGGAGGTGGGCAGATTTGTAAACTTGTATTTGACCCATCTAGTGCTGGGTCCTGTGGTAGCACTTAGTAAGTACTCATTAAAGGTTTACTGAGAAAATCAGAAATCAGGTTATGAGTCTCCAGGGGTTTGGTAAAACACCATGTATACATGCACAcaaagtcattcaacaaacatttgctgagtgcCCACTAGGTGTGGGGTGCTGGGAGGATGGAGCTGAGAGGACAGGACCCCAGCCCTGATGTCAGAGGGAGTGACATTATGAGACATTTGGGGCAGAGTCCATGGGCTTTCCTGGCCATTCTGTTGCCTCGGGGGTCTATCTTAGTACACAACTGCTTTCCAGACCCAGAGCCCCTTGCACACTTCAGAAAGCTTTCTCTGAATTAGGAATGCCGGGCATCTTGTAGTTGCTGAGTTGCTGCCGAAATGGCCTTTGGCAGAACCCTCAAGAGCCCCACCAACCGATAATCGCCTTCAGGTCTTGCCAGGGAGACACAGGGCGATAGCTACCTGCTACTTTCAGGCCTTGGGACTGGTGGCTGACAATCAACCCCGAAGTCGACAGAGAGCCCCCAGTCCGTTCCAGAATAGGGTTGTGCAAACTCTTGGCGAATGAGAGGCAGTCACCTTCCGCTGCTCAATCCTGTCTCTGCCCCGGTTCTGGCAGAAGGACTCCGGCTCAGGAACATGTGTCCTCCCGGCATCtcttggtatttaattttctcaCCGTCTTTCTCAAGTCCCTAGTGAGATGACTTGTACAACAATTTGTCTGTGCCTTATGAAAGTGTCCGTGCACTTTTAATCACTTTTGAAAGCAACTTTAAAAAGTGGGCCGGGGACTAGCATACGTGGTAGTGTTCTAGAAATCTGTGCTCATCACTGAAACCCTTCTGCATTGTGTATTTGATGTTGGAGTGAAGAAGCGTAcgtcccccgccccaccccactaCCTGTGTAcagacctttttaaaaatgtctctttttCTGATTCAATACTGTGACCTCTCCAATACAGTCTAATCTTTGGGGATCTGTAATAAAGGTTTCAAAACCTGGGGGGGAATGGGTGGGGAAGGGTTTGCACTGGTCCTGTGTGTTGTGCTCTTGCGTGTtgtgtgttttgatttttgtctttttatccgttttatattaacataattttcctgtttaaaaaaacaaatacaactttGGCTTGTTAAGAAAAGTCTCTTCAGGAgtcagttttaaaaatcacagttgcCTACACAGTTGGGGAGTGGAGGTGAGGGATACAAATCATTGCCAGCCTTGAGGAGACAATTTGCAAAATGTCTATAGAACCCTGAGAATATTCAAACCTTTTGCCAAGTAACTCCTGAGAAAATATCCCCAGGAAATAATTCTTGTTGAGGATAAACTCTATATGTAaaggtgttcattgcagcattatttatagtgaTGAACAACTAGAAGCAAGCCT
Proteins encoded in this region:
- the NEURL1B gene encoding E3 ubiquitin-protein ligase NEURL1B, whose product is MGNTVHRTLPDSSPPARLLATRPCCGPGPERRPVLGEAPRFHAQAKGKNVRLDGHSRRATRRNSFCNGVTFTQRPIRLYEQVRLRLVAVRPGWSGALRFGFTAHDPSLMSAQDIPKYACPDLVTRPGYWAKALPENLALRDTVLAYWADRHGRVFYSVNDGEPVLFHCGVAVSGPLWALIDVYGITDEVQLLESGFADTLTPARIGQARFSACLPPSSHDAANFDNDELENNQVVAKLGHLALGRAPGPPLADRAAAAIPCGPRERSRPSSSPALLEADLRFHATRGPDVSLSLDRKVACAPRPDGGRTLVFSERPLRPGESLFVEVGRPGLAAPGALAFGITSCDPGGLRAAELPTDPYALLDRKEYWVVARAGPVPSGGDALSFTLRPGGDVLLGVNGRPRDRLLCVDTTQALWAFFAVSGGAAGQLRLLGTLQSSPATTSPSGSLSGSQDDSDSDMAFSVNQSSSASESSLVTAPSSPLSPPVSPVFSPPELAGSKNSECAVCFDGEVDTVIYTCGHMCLCHGCGLRLKRQARACCPICRRPIKDVIKIYRP